The Flavobacterium sp. 1 genome contains the following window.
TTACCAATCTATTCCTGCAGCCTACTTAAATGCTAAAAACGATGAAAACCTGCCCGATTCAGAGAACATTTGGGCTTATATTGAAGGTTCTGAAAAACCAGACGAAGTATTAGTTATTTCGGCACATTACGACCATGTAGGCGTAAAAAATGGAGATATCTATAACGGTGCCGATGATGATGGCTCTGGAACAGTTGCAGTTCTTCAAATAGCTGAAGCTTTCCAAAAAGCAAAAAAAGAAGGACATGGTCCAAAACGCTCTATATTATTCCTGCATGTAACCGGCGAAGAACACGGCTTGCACGGATCACGTTTTTACTCTGAACATCCATTATTCCCAATCGCAAACACAGTAGCCGATATTAATATTGATATGATAGGCCGCCGTGATTTTGACCATCCCGACACTAATAATTATGTATATGTAATTGGAGCCGACAGATTGTCCAGCGATTTACACAACATTACCGTTGCGCAAAATGACAAATACACTCATTTAGACTTGGATTTTAAATTCAATGATCCAAAAGATCCTAATCACTTTTATGAGCGTTCTGACCACTATAACTTTGCCAAATTTGGTATTCCTGCTGTATTTCTTTTTAATGGTGTACATGCCGATTATCACGAAAAAACGGACGAGGTTGATAAAATTGAATTTGATGCCTTGGCAAAAAG
Protein-coding sequences here:
- a CDS encoding M28 family peptidase, translating into MKKALTLFVFITALHCFSQKKAVNNDVLTKFMNTITAEKLKTKLYIIASDEMEGRDTGSKGQKKAGKYLIDQYKKSKISYPKGVRSYYQSIPAAYLNAKNDENLPDSENIWAYIEGSEKPDEVLVISAHYDHVGVKNGDIYNGADDDGSGTVAVLQIAEAFQKAKKEGHGPKRSILFLHVTGEEHGLHGSRFYSEHPLFPIANTVADINIDMIGRRDFDHPDTNNYVYVIGADRLSSDLHNITVAQNDKYTHLDLDFKFNDPKDPNHFYERSDHYNFAKFGIPAVFLFNGVHADYHEKTDEVDKIEFDALAKRTQLAFVIAWDLANRPERITVDKLTK